CTTCGACTGAAATAAGGGGATAAAATAAATCTGGtagaaaaagtgatttttttactCATGAACCACAAAACTTGACTTCAAAACAATTAAAAATACGGTATCCTGAAATTTAAAGTTTGAGCTGTCTTGAAATTAAACATACTAGTTACTTTTTGAATAATTGGACTGGAATTGTTATTGTGCAAAATAAGTTTGAGATCAAAGTGTTGTGTGTGGGAATCACTCTCTTTTTTCTTgtgaacgaaaaaaaaaaaaaaaagatggagagCTAACAAGGCGGTAAATTGTTACTAATACTTACCTTTTGTTCCTATTAACATCAAATGGAGACATTATTGAAGAAAAAAATGGCGGATTATTCGATTGCATTCGGTTCTTCAGTTACAGCCCCTATTCATAAGGTTcatgaaagaaaaaaagaaaaaaaaaaggaaattgaaATGGCCTTCACACTCCCATACTGATTATTTATAAAGTGTGGTAAAATTTTGCAGAAGACAAAATTTTTGCCCCTTCAAATATTTCAGGAAAAGGTAAAATTATGTATCAATATATTTCAGAAAAACACTAGCGATGACAACATAACAATAATAGCACTAACACAATAAAGACGCGTCTAGAATTAGGAGATTCTAAAATTAAAGTAGTCGAgcaaaaatttgaagaaaaagtaaAACTATTTACTAACCAAATGCGAAAAACAACCATATCCAACAAAAAGAATGGGATCAGTGGTTTGTATTTATAATTATAATTTTCTTGTTTTGCAAAAACAATAGCTTATGAATTTGCTGTTAACAAAAACTTAGATCATTTCTACAAATTCCTCAAAATCGATCTTCCCATCACCATTTACATCAAAAGCCAAGATCATTTTCCTGCAATTCTCCAATTCTGCACCTTGCTTTAATCCAAGAGCACATAAAACTCTCTGTAATtccatttcatcaatgaaaccatCTTTGTTTTCATCAAATACATCAAAAGCTTCTCCTAATTCCTGCatggtattattattattattatcatagtcttctttttcttctccaaACAAGTCACAAAAATTGTCCATATCGAACCTCTCATGAAGTTTTTCACTTTCTTGGTTGCAAAATATTCCCAACTTACCCATTATTTTCTCTACCTCTTCTCTGCATAAACTATTATCAACTAGCAAAACAGGCAAATTTTGGGATGTAGATGTATGGTTCTTGTTTTTTTCTGTGTATTTTGTAGTTTTTTGTGTATGGGATAAGATATTGAAGAATTTTTTACCCCAATCAAGAATTATGTACAACAAAAAGAAGCCAATTAAGCCATGAATAACAAGAGGGACTGGAACAGTAGTAATTGGTAACTTCTTGATGGAAAAGCGATTAAGATAGGTAGGAGCTGCCATTGGGCTTATATTGCCTAATGGAGCTTCTTGATTGAAAAATGGAGAAGATTTTGTTAATTTCTTCTCCCCTTGTTGTTATAATATAATAAAGGGTGACAGAAAAAACAGAGGAAAAATATGGTCTTTTATGCTAGTGTTGTGTGAAGGGTGGAGAGGAATGCTAGGGAATGTGTGTGTTATATATACAAACAAAGCTGTTAATTTTCTTTTTGGCTTTATTGTTCGGAAATTCAGTGACCATTAATTAGgaaccttttaaatttctgcttTTATTCCCTTGGTCGTTTGGTACATTGATAAGAATAATACTAATTCGGAAATAACTGCTACACTAAAATGGTGGAATTAGTTATTCCATTAAAAGGTGAGATAGTTAATTTCATAGGATATCTCACTCCATGGGATATTACAGTACGTGGATAAGTTGCAATATCCGGGACTAAGTTTGGGAGGAATAAATTTGAGAAGTTTATACCTTCAATGAAACACAGTATAAATATAATCCCAGACTCAATctatatcccaccttatcccatcAAATTTTAGATTATTTTATTTCACCTCTCAAGTGGTTTAAATTAGTCCAACAATTATAATCCTAAAAATATAAGCTGGGATAATTTAATCCCCAACCAAACGATATATATTAGTTAATGATTAAACACACTTAACTTTTAATTATATGAAATGCGCACCTTTGATGGGAGGGGATCACTTCCAATATACTTTGCTCTAGTATTTCCCAACGGAGAAATATAATCTCAGCCTTNNNNNNNNNNNNNNNNNNNNNNNNNNNNNNNNNNNNNNNNNNNNNNNNNNNNNNNNNNNNNNNNNNNNNNNNNNNNNNNNNNNNNNNNNNNNNNNNNNNNNNNNNNNNNNNNNNNNNNNNNNNNNNNNNNNNNNNNNNNNNNNNNNNNNNNNNNNNNNNNNNNNNNNNNNNNNNNNNNNNNNNNNNNNNNNNNNNNNNNNNNNNNNNNNNNNNNNNNNNNNNNNNNNNNNNNNNNNNNNNNNATCGGAAAAAAACTCTCGTTTGAGAGGGCTTCAAAAGACAAATCTCAAGGCTTGAGCTGTTAGGAATGAAACTTCCTACGGGAAGAGCTCACTCGACCCATAGGAATAGGGAGTCAGTCTTATAGGTAGTCAAAAAAAAGAATAGCAATAAGATGTAAATGGAATAAATATCCCCTGCTTCCTTTGTCGCTCTATCTCTTCTCGTAACCGGTCTTCTTGTTAGAGTAAGTCGACTATCTTCTTCTGACTAGTGTCGTGATGTCAAACATCAATACTGACTGTTACAATTAAGTTTGTATTGTTATTTTATATTTAAGAATGATATAGTCGTAATACATGAAGTTTTAGGTTTAAATTCCAGTGACacattaaaataaaatactaagtAACTTTTTATCATTTGCGTAAGTCTTGATTGGTAGAGTTACTCGATATCTAGGCTAATGAGAGGTAGCCGATAAAGTAATCGAGATGCGAACTTATTAATCCGAACACCATCATTaaaagagcccgtttggcttagctgatTTAAAATAGCTGATAAACATTAAGTGATGATAAGCCTTTTTTAGTGCTGAAACTGATTTAACAGATAAATAATTACCTGTTTGTATATACAAGTGATGAAACTAATAATAAGCAGTTGAAGTGTTTGGCAAAAATGTGATGATAAGCAATTTTTTGTGTTAACATGACTTAAATGTCCCTGAAGCTGTTTAAACTAATAGGACATGATTATTACAATATTTCAATTTCCAGATTGATAGTTGTCCTATTCGAATAATTCATTAAAAGAATTTGTTTGATTCAAATACAAAATGATTTATGTCTCAATTTAGGTTTAGTTCAAAATTGATTAGATAATattattcaacaacaacaacataccctagAATGTAGGGGAATAGGATTGAGTTTCATGCTTTATAAAACCTACAAATCAGCGGTCATTGACGTCCAGTTGGTAGAAGGGAATTGGTATTAAGCTGGggttcaaaaaaattaaaaagttagAAAATACATCGTAACGTAGCTTTATGTAATATGCAAATTAACAAAGTAAAAGAGAACTTTCTCACCCAAATAATACCAAGAAGATTTTGTAAAATAAAGTTGTTGATGTTGAAGAGGTTACAGAAGTCATAGATTCGAAGAACTGGTGAAGGAGTAAAATCATGGGGAGGGTTcgaattttgttttaaaaaaaggtATTTTAGGAATTACATAAAATAATTAGCGATATAATAGTGAAATCATTGGTCAAACTAACAGTGTTTATAAGCTAAAATATTATAAGTTGGGAGTGACTAACTTATGGCTTATGACTTATTTTGGCTTATAAACACTTGACTTATAAGCATTTTTAATATTTATCAAATGCGTAGATAAGCTAAAAATTGCttataagcttagccaaacaccctCTAAGTGTGACATTTTCTTGTATAAAAGATAATAAGCacacaaattaaaaaaataaaaatattcaaTCGTAAATTAAGATTTATTATAATTGAGTGACGAAAAGAACTACTATTACCCCTCATTTGAATGAAAGCTGAAAAAGAGGTTGAGGAAAGTACTTGTTGGCTTCCATTGATAAAGTCAGTGGGTTAGAATAATCAAGATTCGGTCATTTCCCCTATGGTTGAGAATTTGGTGGCCtgctttttatgcttttggtttgatttgattgtTTAATTAGTACTCCATTTGACTATATATGACAAAGAAAGTTCAAGGAAGTTGCTCTAATGATCTTGATAGTGCATTTtcatgtcatctttccttcttgaTGCATTGCTCTCTATGTAGTAAAGATGGATTGAAATTTCTATAGCAACTACTAAAAAAGAAAAAGTGTTATGGGCCGGACATGATATTTCTTCAATTAAGATCTCGgattcaaattttaaaaataaaaaataaaaaaaaggtagAGTAACGCTTCCCTTTCCTCTACATAGAAAACACAAATTAGTTGATTCAATCAGTACCacggagaaaaggaccaaaatcatccataatgtttgggtttggatcaaaatcatacatattctttcacatggtgcactaatagtacattatgtttgcataagtggtgcacttttagtcacaatcccaaataaatttaacggaaaagaacaaaaatgcccctgaacttttagaaaaggtataaaaataccctttattcatctattttgctaaaactacccctcaattcaactttttggctcatttatttcccttgactaacggacaacactaatttttttttaaaaataaataaataaattgcacatgacattttattactgaaaaattgatttattcttttaaaaagaaatctgaaaccttggaattttttaaaatttggaaaacttttttttaacgagtaaaaccttgactaacggacaacactatttttttttcttttcaaaatgtgaaaaattggatttttataaaaatctgaaaaaattaaattttttatggaaaaactgtgtttaaaaaaaaaaccagaaaactatctttttttaaatctagaagaaaattatggagtattagttttgcacattttacttaaaaaaacaatcagtttttcagatttaaaaattgaattttctaaaaaaaaaatggggtttccacccgttaattttttttttccaaacttaaaaaaattccacatgttttaatgaaaatccaattctgttttttttttatatatatatatatataaaaggcttactacatttgtttttttaaagagatggatgttgaaaaattatttttccttattctacaaataacgatttttcagatttctttttaaaagaataaatcaatttttcagtaataaaatgtcatgtgcaatttaattttttttaaaaaaaaaaattagtgttgtccgttagtcaaggggaataaatgagccaaaaagttgaattgaggggtagttttagcaaaatagatgaataaatggtatttttataccttttctaaaagttcaggggcatttttgttcttttccgttaaatttatttgggattgtgactaaaagtgcaccacttatgcaaacataatgtactattagtgcaccatgtgaaagaatatgcatgattttgatccaaacccaaacattatggatgattttggtccttttctccagTACCACGTATCAAGCGGTtacatacccaaaaaaaaaaaaaaaaaaaaacctttaacCATCGCATATGGGTAATTTCTGTTGCATCTTCATCACTTCTGCTTCGAATATTTTGTTATCATCGTAGAGTCAGGGTGGGCACGGTACGGTATATACCGATTATCATATCGAAATCAAAATTTTTGTTACCGCGGTttcggtattatggtatttggtacgatatttggtatgcatttttgaAAAGTTTGATATTTGGTACCGTATTCagtattgataaagaaaataccgaaataTTGAATATCATACTGAAGTATTccatatagttacatatacaacTCATATTTATAGATAATACTGACAAATATATAATTAGTATTAGTACTAACTAATTGTTTATGCGTTgaaattgcttgtactttcttttgaatatttttacatgtgtaagaTGTTAATATGATATAATTGTTTGAAATGCCCTTTTTGTGTATCGAAGTATAAATATCTTGATTGAAATGtcctttttgtgtaattgattaacgaagggcattgcttgtactttcttttgattATTTTTACACGTGTAAGGTGTTAGTATAATATAATCGAGACGTTTCTTGAATAGCCGAAGTCATAATtctttattatatgtatatatgtaagtcGTAGTCGAACAAACTATGGTTACCGAATTACCGTACTGCAAAATatcgaaaccgaacttaaaaataccgaatcataccgaattaatttggtatggtaatggtatagtatttttaaataTCGAAAACCaaaattaccgaaccgaagtttcaaatatcgTACCATGCTCACCCCTATACATTGACTGTGATTAACTATTCTTCGCTAATGCCGCAAAAGGAGGGTTTACTAAGTTACACTCGATCAATAACTATATGCGTTCAgccaactgttttttttttttaatcactgAATTATTACCACATTCTATAATTTAAGATACTAGTAAATTAATACTTATAATTAGGTGCGAAAATCGTTGTAGGTAACTTTTTCCTCACACTTTCTCCACACACTTTTTCCTTCCTTGACTTCAAAGTGGAAATCTATGGTACTTAACCTTCCAATCAAGTTTGCATGAATTTTCTAGTTGACTAAGTGGTTCAACGTGAAATATATGTCCGTAAAGTCATACTTCTTAATACGTGgaaaatcaaatataacttttcaGAACCAAGAACAAAAATCACTACTTCAAACAAAACTTCAGGAATTGAACTTTGCCAAGAATTCGATCtcttcttttttaaaataagatttacgtATTATAAAACTAAACAAGAAATATAACAAACCACAATATCTCATAACTCGTATTTAaagtattaaaaaaatatattaaaacatTTGTAGTTAAGGATAAAATTATTCTACCCTCTAAAATGatattaatgatttttttttcgtGTTATGAAAGTAAAGGTGGACGCACAGCCGCACAGGTGTATATTGTTGATTCTATGGTCCAATTTGGGCAGCTATTgctcttttttcttttgaaaactttcttctccttttttttttttttttttttttttctgctttaAGAATGAATTGATGATAAGTTTgcacccatttttttttttttaatttcccctCAAAGTTTAggtctcatttgtttgcacttaatagAGATTTGAATCTTAATCATTTCATTAAATGCATTTGTTTAAGGTCTGAATTTTAATTATTCAGATTCAACCCATTAAATATAGTGATTTTGTTTCCTTATAAAGCCTTTTAATGGATCTGAATAAATCAAATTCATAAGAGAGTCTTATTCCATTCAGACTCATTAAAATAAGTAGTGTTATTCACAAAACCTTTCATTCCTCTCTGCCTTCTCTTCTCGCGGTAAATTTTTGACGCCTCCCTCTATGCTTTCTCAACCAAATACCATTTTTTTCCTGCTTGAACTGGTGAGTTTTCATAATCTTTACAAGTATTTTTTATATTCACAATATTTTTGAGTGTATTGATGTTTATCAAGAACTCTTGTTGCCACAATATTAATTGATTAACTGTAACTAAAATCGTTTTCTTGAAGCTGTCAAAAATTTGTTTCAAATCATATGCATCTTTACCCAGTTCAAGATTTGTATGTAGTACGAGTGGTTGGATTATAGTCCGTAAAACTTATCAATCACTCCATTTTTACCACTAGTATTGTACCCGTGTGATGCGCGGTCAATATAAACAAATATTAATCATATCATATTGTAATTTGgcttatttgatttttttttaatcaaaatttCAATTATCatcttatttttaattaattaaatacatTATACCTAATAAGAGAACCTCTACAAAATTAAAAGAAGCGAATCATATCAACACTGAATAACTTTTATTTTGTTCCTTATAGTTGTTTATTACATTGCTACGATGATTTTTTATCAACCTGTCGATTGGCCCCTTATGCCATGTGACGTAAATATCGGTAGAACTTGTAGTATATTAAATATACAATGACAATTATGTGACAACAACAATATGTTATTAGAACAATATAGAATTGCCTTTAATAAGGAGCTTTTTATGAGACTTCTCAACACGATTTCAGATTAATGAGACCCAACGTAAATATTGAATAATGAGTGAAAACTCACAAAAAGTTCATATTTGAGAGTTttcaaatataataatatatcatTCTTCTTAAAACGATAAAAGTGttacataaaataaaatgaaatcgGTATAATTAATTTTGTAAGACTATGGTCATATCGGAAGCCAATTCCGCTAGTGCTTTTGTGGAGGAACCATCTTCACCACGCACTTTGGTTGCTGCATCTTTTAAATCTCTCATTTTGGTGTGTACTCCTTTTGCATCTTCCCCTTCAatcaatattttattttatttaataccaaacacaccctaaatttggattggaaaaaataatatcaatagaaaaataatgatttaacTAAAGTTCAAAACAAATTAAAACCAGTCATTGGACTTAGTTAATCTTCTTATTTATGATATCCTTATTCCTGCAACTGTAAAATTTCAAAAGGATAAATGTAAATCAATTGTAAAAAATAAAGCTATTCTAAGAGTGATCACAACATATTTCAACTAATGCCAAAAGTAAGTACAATCTACCTTGGCCTTGCCCGTCAGTTCTTCCGCTTGAAATATACATGAAATACAAAAACGAAATGTTATCTTCATATAATTGTTGTGTGAAAGATGATGCATTCCAGGCTACAAAACAATCATTAAATATATACGACAATACACATGGAAAACAAAAACCAAAGAAGCtgataaaatacatatatatgggaTTCAAAACTGACGTGACAGTACCTCAAAAAACTTTGCATCTCGTTTCCTTGCATCCGAGTTGTTCAAAAATTGCTAAAACTACTCATACTACTATTCCACAATCTGTATGCTATGATTTTGAAATTTGAGTACTAATATACCACATGAGAGATAAAAGAATTGAAATTTGGTTGAATTTTGGCTTTATCTTTCTTGATGTTTGAAAAATAATATAAGGACTATGATAAAGTATGAGTTAGGCAGTGGACATTGTTCTTATTAATTATAGATTTTGAAATATGAAACAAATATCATTACTTTATCAATATGGTCTTTATCTGCTCATATTCTAGCAGTATTCTTATCTTTAGCTGAAAGGAGGAGGAAAAAGAAATTTAAGTAAGATGTTGAGACCTATTTTCGGTAGATAGGCTTCACTTTCTTTTCATTAAGTAAAGAATTGTTGCCATGGAAAAGGATGCAACAGTTGTTGCACAAGTACATATCAATTTAAAGAAGGCATTTTTCAATAAGAAAACTCCTATAATTATGATAAAATGGGAAAGTTGTAACTATCTTCAAAATTGTTAATACtattagttttaaattttaatatctttcaattaatttttatttatctTGTTGTTTGGTTAAAATAACTCTTTTGAAAAGGTATCTTTAAATTTAACTCCTACAATTACGATAAAGTGGGTGTCCTAAAAATATGGACAATTTGTTAAGCATATTTGAaaacgtgtttttttttttttttaattttgcatTTCAATATGTTGTGAAGTTAATTATCTGTTGGGACTCCATCGTGCGTATGGAATTGTTGGTTTCTCATTTAGGTTTTACACTGTGTCAATTtgcagtttttatttttttatattgacTTTTTACATTGAAATTTGCTCCTTCCAGTTTTATTTAACTCTtgcatttttatatttttattttgtatctTAAAATTCTAACTTTTGTGGTGGTGACACTTATCATTCCACCATGCTTTTGCCTCTCTTATTCTATATAGATAGATTAGGTGTGAGGCGATTTGTATAACAATTGAGCTACCCTACCACTAAAACAATCATACGAAAAATTATATACTACCAATATGCTTTAGGAGGTAATTTATTCATCCGCTTCTTTAACTAGCCTTGTCCTTTGCAGTAGCTAGCTTCTAATTTAGTATCAATTTGTTTGAAATCCTCCTTCTTATTCAATGCACTTTTTTAGCTTCCCCGTTTATGAAAAAATGAAACTTTACCTTCTGAGATTGAGGTATTTTGCAGACATAGCATTGTTAAATATTTTTGTTAtaaatgttgacacccaattttgtcccgcctctcctccgaaatacctatttacgcttctaatattttggcaaatctaaaaaaaatgtat
Above is a genomic segment from Lycium barbarum isolate Lr01 chromosome 12, ASM1917538v2, whole genome shotgun sequence containing:
- the LOC132621785 gene encoding probable calcium-binding protein CML46 encodes the protein MAAPTYLNRFSIKKLPITTVPVPLVIHGLIGFFLLYIILDWGKKFFNILSHTQKTTKYTEKNKNHTSTSQNLPVLLVDNSLCREEVEKIMGKLGIFCNQESEKLHERFDMDNFCDLFGEEKEDYDNNNNNTMQELGEAFDVFDENKDGFIDEMELQRVLCALGLKQGAELENCRKMILAFDVNGDGKIDFEEFVEMI